The Leptospira neocaledonica DNA window AGAGATCTGCGAAACATCAGACATGACCCTTAAATATGGGCCTTTGTCTCAAACTATTTCTTAATACTTCAAAATGTAAATGAAATCCGGTGGCTCTTCCGCTCATTCCGACTTCTCCGATCAATTGTCCTTTTTTAACCTTTGTACCTGGAGAGACCAATAATTTGCTTAAATGTCCGTACTTGGTTTCATAACCCAATCCGTGTTTTAGAACGATGAGGCTTCCGTAACCTCCTCTTGTTCCGGAGAAGGAAACTTCTCCGTCTGCGGAAGCATATACCGGTGTTCCTTCTTCCGCGGCAAGATCGATCCCACCGTGAAAAGTATCCTTTTTGGTAAAAGGGTCCTTTCTTCTTCCAAATTTGGAACTGACTCTTCCTTCTTCAGCTAATGGATCGGAGAATACTAATCCGTAAAAAAAGTTTTTCTCTTCTTTAGGTAATCCTCTTCCTGGAACGAACCAGGATTTTCTGAGGTCATCATAGTATAAGAACTTTGGAGAGATCCGAAAACGGGCTGCGACTTTTTTGCGCCCCGATTCGTCGGAAGAGTGTTCTTCCGAATCGTAAACACCTCTCATATTTGGAATCAAAAGTTCCATCCCAGGATAGATGTCTTGGGGAGATGCTAATTCGTTTACCGAGGAAAGTGTGTCTAGGTCCATTCCGGTTCTGGCCATGATCTTAAAAAAAGTATCTTTGGGTCCTACCTTGTAGACTAGGAATCTTAAATGGACCAGATCTTTTTGATCCAAATTGGAAACGGAAATTTGAAGATTATATTTTATTTCTTCTCTGACTCGAATGATCTTTGTATCCGAATATTCTAAACTTTTTAAAGGGAGACGATCGTATACCGCGTG harbors:
- a CDS encoding peptidoglycan DD-metalloendopeptidase family protein; its protein translation is MPSFQRHLILLSAFILISLNEVHAVYDRLPLKSLEYSDTKIIRVREEIKYNLQISVSNLDQKDLVHLRFLVYKVGPKDTFFKIMARTGMDLDTLSSVNELASPQDIYPGMELLIPNMRGVYDSEEHSSDESGRKKVAARFRISPKFLYYDDLRKSWFVPGRGLPKEEKNFFYGLVFSDPLAEEGRVSSKFGRRKDPFTKKDTFHGGIDLAAEEGTPVYASADGEVSFSGTRGGYGSLIVLKHGLGYETKYGHLSKLLVSPGTKVKKGQLIGEVGMSGRATGFHLHFEVLRNSLRQRPIFKGHV